A genomic stretch from Ooceraea biroi isolate clonal line C1 chromosome 3, Obir_v5.4, whole genome shotgun sequence includes:
- the LOC105283119 gene encoding glutathione S-transferase, with product MSTYKLTYFNVTGLGECIRYLLSQCGIKFEDVRINFDDWPKHKANMPMGQMPILEIDGKVYHQSKAISRFLAKKGKLYGANEIEAMEIDAVVDDIEDLRHALSVYYWEQDATFKAKLKEIAYQKLPVYLDKLEAQVKNNGGHFVNGKLSWPDFLWAAYNQYLGVVLGGDPNKDHPELKKLVEKVQALPNIKAYREKRPKTQL from the exons ATGTCGACGTACAAGCTAACATACTTCAACGTCACCGGCCTTGGGGAGTGTATTAGGTACTTGTTGAGCCAATGCGGCATCAAGTTCGAGGATGTCAGGATCAACTTCGACGACTGGCCCAAGCATAAAGCAA ACATGCCGATGGGCCAAATGCCGATCCTGGAGATCGACGGCAAGGTGTACCACCAGTCCAAGGCCATCTCCCGCTTCCTCGCTAAGAAAGGCAAGCTGTACGGAGCCAACGAGATCGAAGCGATGGAGATCGACGCCGTGGTCGACGATATCGAAGACTTGAGACACG CTTTATCCGTATACTATTGGGAACAAGACGCCACCTTCAAAGCGAAGCTGAAGGAGATCGCCTATCAAAAACTGCCGGTCTACCTTGACAAGTTGGAGGCTCAAGTGAAGAACAACGGCGGTCACTTCGTCAATGGCAAG CTGTCGTGGCCAGATTTCCTGTGGGCTGCGTACAACCAATATTTGGGCGTTGTCTTAGGAGGAGATCCGAACAAGGATCATCCAGAGTTGAAGAAACTCGTGGAGAAAGTTCAAGCCCTCCCCAACATTAAAGCTTACCGCGAGAAACGACCCAAGACTcagttgtaa